The following are encoded together in the Planococcus antarcticus DSM 14505 genome:
- a CDS encoding potassium channel family protein produces the protein MIATILIGLMILLMLLNLYYFFTNQQHKESFIHMSLFTKLFLVMTAVTFGFAIIYYLLALNNNVLRLNDETGRVAGDDFWDFLYFSGVTMLSVGYGDLVPVGVARFFAVIQAALGLLLPSAYFVKAFGEMTNHEKDGQGNRSDKTVENEEVKNSE, from the coding sequence ATGATAGCCACTATTTTAATTGGACTGATGATCCTTCTGATGTTGCTTAATCTTTATTACTTCTTCACAAATCAGCAGCATAAGGAAAGTTTTATCCACATGTCACTGTTTACAAAACTATTTCTCGTGATGACAGCAGTCACTTTTGGCTTTGCTATCATTTATTATTTACTGGCTTTGAATAACAATGTTCTAAGACTCAATGATGAAACAGGAAGAGTAGCAGGAGACGATTTTTGGGACTTTTTATACTTTAGTGGAGTGACGATGCTATCCGTAGGCTATGGCGATTTGGTGCCGGTTGGCGTTGCCCGATTTTTTGCTGTCATTCAAGCGGCATTGGGCTTGTTGTTGCCGTCAGCCTATTTTGTTAAAGCGTTTGGTGAAATGACTAACCATGAAAAAGATGGGCAAGGAAATCGAAGTGATAAAACAGTGGAAAATGAGGAGGTAAAGAATAGTGAATAA